The Hymenobacter sp. GOD-10R genome includes a window with the following:
- a CDS encoding DegT/DnrJ/EryC1/StrS family aminotransferase, whose product MITVTKTFLPSLEEYHTLLSGVWERGWVTNEGPLVIELESALKKYLGVKHLFFVSNGTLALQLAIKALNLTGDIITTPFSYVATTSSIVWENCRPVFVDIDPDSLCLDPRLIEKAITPTTQAILATHVFGLPCAVEAIEQIARRYRLRVIYDAAHAFGVDYDDQSVLNYGDISTLSFHATKLFHTGEGGAIVTQDDALAKKIAYMRNCGHVSANQVVGLGINAKNSEIHAALGLCVLPHVEELIAHRRALTALYDALLIPRAIQRPMPSPRAEINYSYYPVLLPSEDHLLIAVNALNQADIYPRRYFYPALTNLPYVAAGASCPVAESVASRVLCLPLYHDLQESEVERIATIINAHVLGPSLCV is encoded by the coding sequence ATGATTACTGTAACCAAAACATTTCTTCCATCCCTTGAGGAATACCATACCTTATTATCTGGCGTGTGGGAGCGAGGTTGGGTTACAAACGAAGGGCCCTTAGTGATAGAACTGGAAAGTGCTCTTAAAAAATACCTAGGTGTTAAACATTTGTTCTTTGTCAGTAATGGAACGCTGGCCCTGCAACTTGCCATCAAAGCATTAAACCTGACAGGAGACATTATTACGACTCCTTTCTCGTACGTTGCCACCACTAGTAGCATCGTATGGGAGAACTGCCGGCCCGTATTCGTTGACATCGATCCGGACAGCTTATGTCTAGATCCACGCTTGATTGAAAAGGCTATTACCCCGACTACCCAAGCCATCCTAGCTACACACGTATTTGGTTTGCCGTGTGCGGTAGAAGCCATTGAGCAAATTGCAAGGCGCTATAGACTGCGTGTAATATACGACGCTGCACATGCTTTTGGAGTTGATTATGACGATCAGTCAGTACTCAATTACGGTGATATTTCTACTTTAAGCTTCCACGCTACTAAGCTGTTTCACACGGGTGAAGGAGGGGCTATTGTGACGCAAGATGACGCATTGGCAAAGAAGATAGCTTATATGCGCAACTGCGGTCATGTTAGTGCGAATCAAGTTGTTGGGCTAGGTATCAATGCTAAGAATTCTGAAATCCACGCTGCTCTTGGGCTATGCGTGCTACCACATGTAGAAGAGTTGATAGCGCATCGGCGCGCACTAACAGCGCTATATGATGCGCTACTGATACCGCGCGCTATCCAGCGTCCCATGCCATCACCTAGGGCGGAAATTAATTACTCCTATTATCCAGTGCTGTTGCCCTCCGAAGATCATCTGTTGATTGCAGTCAACGCACTGAATCAGGCTGATATTTACCCACGCAGGTACTTCTACCCAGCTCTAACAAATCTGCCGTATGTAGCTGCAGGAGCCTCGTGTCCGGTGGCAGAAAGTGTTGCTAGTCGGGTGCTGTGCTTGCCGCTCTACCATGACCTACAAGAGTCCGAAGTAGAGCGTATTGCAACTATTATCAATGCGCACGTTTTAGGGCCCTCCTTATGCGTGTAG
- a CDS encoding acyl-CoA carboxylase subunit beta: MSDPHVNPALSKIAVLEQKNAEALLGGGQVRIDAQHKKGKLTARERIDLLLDEGSFEEIGKFVMHRSKDFGLDKEYYLGDGVVTGYGTVNGRLVYVFSQDFTVFGGSLSETHAEKIVKIMDLAMKNGAPVIGLNDSGGARIQEGVVSLGGYADIFYKNTLASGVVPQLSAVMGPCAGGAVYSPAITDFILMVEDTSYMFVTGPNVVKTVTHENVTSEELGGASTHSAKSGVTHFSCANEVVCINNIKQLLSYMPQNCEETAPALPYSPEGDELRPELNNIIPENPNQPYDIRDVIQGVIDANSFLEVHQNFAENIVVGFARLAGRSIGIIGNQPAVLAGVLDINASTKAARFVRFCDAFNIPLLVLEDVPGFLPGTDQEWRGIITNGAKLLYAFCEATVPRITVITRKAYGGAYDVMNSKHIGADMNYAWPTAEIAVMGAKGAAEIIFKREIAQAEDPEAKLQEKVDEYQQKFATPYRAAHRGFVDEVIVPAQTRQKLIRAFKMLENKVDTMPRKKHGNIPL, translated from the coding sequence ATGTCCGATCCGCACGTTAACCCAGCCTTAAGCAAAATTGCAGTACTAGAGCAGAAAAACGCCGAAGCGCTGCTCGGTGGTGGTCAGGTCCGCATCGATGCCCAGCATAAGAAAGGCAAGCTCACTGCCCGCGAACGAATAGACCTACTGCTCGACGAAGGCTCCTTCGAGGAAATCGGCAAGTTTGTGATGCACCGCTCCAAAGATTTTGGCCTAGATAAAGAGTATTACCTAGGTGATGGCGTGGTGACAGGTTACGGCACCGTGAACGGCCGCTTGGTGTACGTTTTCTCCCAGGACTTCACCGTGTTTGGCGGTTCGCTGAGCGAAACGCACGCCGAGAAGATCGTCAAGATCATGGACCTAGCCATGAAGAACGGCGCACCGGTCATTGGGCTGAACGACTCGGGCGGGGCCCGGATTCAGGAGGGCGTGGTGAGCCTCGGCGGCTACGCGGATATCTTCTACAAGAACACCCTAGCTTCCGGCGTGGTCCCGCAACTATCGGCCGTGATGGGGCCGTGCGCGGGCGGCGCAGTGTACTCGCCAGCTATTACTGACTTCATCCTGATGGTGGAGGACACGAGCTACATGTTCGTGACCGGCCCGAACGTGGTGAAAACGGTGACCCACGAAAACGTGACTAGCGAGGAGCTAGGAGGTGCTAGCACGCACTCGGCCAAGAGCGGCGTGACGCACTTCTCCTGCGCCAACGAAGTCGTTTGCATCAACAACATTAAGCAACTGCTAAGCTACATGCCGCAGAACTGCGAGGAAACGGCCCCGGCTCTCCCCTACTCGCCCGAGGGCGACGAGCTACGGCCGGAGCTGAACAACATCATCCCCGAGAACCCCAACCAGCCCTACGACATCCGTGACGTGATTCAGGGCGTGATTGATGCGAATTCGTTTTTGGAAGTGCACCAGAACTTCGCCGAGAACATCGTTGTCGGGTTTGCTAGGTTGGCTGGGCGGAGCATTGGTATTATAGGCAACCAGCCAGCCGTGTTGGCAGGCGTGCTCGATATCAATGCTAGCACGAAGGCAGCTAGGTTTGTGCGCTTCTGCGACGCATTCAACATTCCGCTGCTGGTGCTGGAAGATGTACCCGGCTTCCTACCCGGCACTGATCAGGAATGGCGCGGCATTATTACAAACGGTGCCAAGCTGCTCTATGCGTTCTGCGAAGCTACCGTGCCGCGTATCACGGTGATTACCCGCAAGGCGTACGGTGGTGCCTATGATGTAATGAATTCAAAGCACATTGGGGCCGATATGAACTACGCCTGGCCCACGGCTGAAATTGCGGTAATGGGCGCGAAGGGTGCAGCTGAAATTATCTTCAAACGCGAAATCGCGCAGGCTGAAGACCCCGAGGCCAAGCTCCAAGAAAAAGTAGATGAATACCAGCAGAAGTTTGCGACGCCGTACCGGGCCGCCCACCGTGGCTTCGTGGACGAAGTGATTGTGCCGGCCCAAACGCGGCAGAAGCTTATCCGGGCTTTCAAGATGCTGGAAAACAAAGTAGATACAATGCCAAGGAAGAAACACGGGAATATCCCGCTTTAA
- a CDS encoding DinB family protein yields the protein MYRHISDFLADWQMETASTSKVLEALTDASLAQPITAEGRTLGQLAWHVVQTLTEMPHNAGLLDNHELESQPVPTSASVFAETYTRLAQQVAAIVEERWTDDQLGDEVPMYGDVMSKRFILSLLIRHEIHHRGQMTVLMRQAGLRVPGVYGPAREDWVEWGMPVPA from the coding sequence ATGTACCGTCATATCTCCGACTTCCTAGCCGATTGGCAAATGGAAACGGCCTCTACTAGCAAGGTGCTGGAGGCTCTCACTGACGCTTCACTTGCGCAACCCATTACGGCAGAAGGCCGAACCCTAGGTCAGCTCGCTTGGCACGTCGTGCAGACCTTAACGGAGATGCCACATAATGCTGGCTTGCTGGACAACCATGAGCTGGAAAGCCAACCCGTACCCACTTCAGCCAGCGTCTTTGCAGAGACATATACGCGCTTAGCGCAGCAAGTTGCTGCCATCGTAGAGGAGCGCTGGACGGATGATCAGCTAGGAGATGAAGTGCCAATGTACGGCGATGTGATGAGCAAGCGTTTTATCTTGTCGCTGCTCATTCGTCATGAGATTCACCATCGTGGGCAAATGACCGTATTGATGCGTCAGGCTGGTTTGCGGGTGCCGGGGGTATATGGTCCCGCTCGCGAAGATTGGGTAGAATGGGGTATGCCTGTTCCTGCCTAG
- a CDS encoding M42 family metallopeptidase produces MRPESFEFLQNYLNNPSPTGFEKEGQKLWLDYLKPYIDTYFVDTYGTAVGVINPDAKYKVVIEAHADEIAYFVNYITKEGYIYLRRNGGSDALIAPSKRVNIHTAKGMVKAVFGWPAIHVRKPEQEKAPTIETIFLDCGASSKQEVEEMGVHVGSVVTFEDEFTVMNNKYYVGRALDNRVGGFMIAEVARRLKEEGKQLPFALYVVNAVQEEIGLRGAEMVAHRIQPDVAIITDVIHDTQSPMYEKKTAGDLACGKGPVITYGPAVQNNLRDLIIRTAEETETPFQRAAATRATGTDTDAFAYAGAGVASALISLPLKYMHTTVETVHQDDVENVIKLIYETLLRIEDNHDFRYFS; encoded by the coding sequence ATGCGTCCTGAATCTTTCGAGTTTCTTCAGAACTACCTGAATAACCCTTCGCCTACTGGCTTCGAGAAAGAAGGCCAGAAACTATGGCTCGATTACCTTAAGCCTTACATCGATACGTACTTCGTTGACACATACGGCACAGCGGTTGGAGTTATCAACCCCGACGCGAAGTACAAAGTCGTGATCGAAGCGCACGCCGACGAAATTGCGTATTTCGTGAACTACATCACGAAGGAAGGCTACATCTATTTGCGGCGCAACGGCGGCTCCGATGCACTCATTGCGCCTTCTAAGCGCGTAAACATCCACACGGCGAAAGGCATGGTGAAAGCGGTGTTTGGCTGGCCGGCCATTCACGTGCGTAAGCCCGAGCAAGAAAAAGCGCCGACGATTGAAACGATCTTCTTGGACTGCGGTGCTTCTTCCAAGCAGGAAGTAGAAGAAATGGGCGTGCACGTCGGCTCGGTTGTCACGTTTGAGGATGAGTTCACCGTGATGAACAACAAGTACTACGTGGGCCGGGCGCTCGACAACCGTGTTGGTGGCTTCATGATTGCGGAAGTAGCTCGCAGGTTAAAGGAAGAGGGCAAGCAGCTTCCTTTTGCCCTGTATGTGGTGAATGCTGTGCAAGAGGAAATCGGGTTACGTGGCGCTGAGATGGTTGCGCACCGCATCCAACCCGACGTGGCTATTATCACTGACGTGATCCACGACACACAGTCGCCGATGTACGAGAAGAAGACGGCTGGTGACCTAGCTTGCGGCAAAGGCCCTGTAATCACCTACGGCCCAGCCGTGCAGAACAACCTGCGCGACCTCATCATCCGGACGGCCGAGGAAACCGAAACGCCCTTCCAACGTGCCGCCGCTACCCGCGCCACCGGCACCGATACCGATGCCTTCGCCTATGCTGGCGCCGGCGTAGCTTCGGCGCTTATCTCGTTACCATTGAAGTACATGCACACCACCGTTGAGACGGTACATCAGGACGACGTGGAGAATGTCATCAAGCTCATCTATGAGACGCTACTGCGCATCGAAGACAACCATGACTTCCGATATTTCTCCTAA
- a CDS encoding helical backbone metal receptor: protein MKLPAIHSLPLTLTDQLGRRVVVPYPPQRIVSLVPSQTELLFDLGIGARVVGVTKFCIHPSEARQQAAVVGGTKNFDFEKIAALQPDLILGNKEENYQEGIEQLAEQYPVWLSDISTLEEALRMIRQVGILTATQIKAEALEQGIAESFATLGPVTLPISAAYFIWRKPFMVAASGTFIDDMLRRTGFINAFAEQSRYPEISLAQLAQAAPQVIFLSSEPYPFKEKHIAEFTEVCSSATIRIVDGELFSWYGSRLRYSAAYFRELHQNLLSS, encoded by the coding sequence ATGAAACTTCCCGCCATACATAGCCTCCCGCTCACTCTTACCGACCAGCTAGGTCGGCGAGTGGTGGTACCGTATCCGCCACAGCGAATTGTATCCCTGGTGCCTTCGCAAACGGAGTTGCTGTTTGACCTAGGTATTGGTGCGCGGGTAGTGGGCGTGACAAAGTTTTGCATTCACCCTAGCGAGGCACGTCAGCAAGCGGCTGTCGTTGGCGGTACGAAGAACTTCGATTTCGAAAAGATTGCAGCGCTTCAGCCAGACCTTATCTTGGGCAATAAGGAAGAGAACTACCAAGAAGGTATCGAGCAGCTAGCCGAGCAGTATCCCGTCTGGCTAAGCGATATTAGCACGCTTGAGGAGGCACTACGCATGATTCGGCAAGTGGGCATACTCACGGCTACGCAGATCAAAGCCGAAGCGCTGGAACAAGGAATTGCTGAATCATTCGCTACCCTAGGTCCTGTCACTCTGCCTATTTCAGCAGCATATTTTATCTGGCGTAAGCCGTTTATGGTAGCGGCCAGTGGTACGTTCATTGACGATATGCTCCGCCGTACCGGCTTCATCAATGCTTTTGCGGAGCAGAGTCGTTATCCTGAAATAAGCCTTGCGCAGCTGGCGCAAGCCGCGCCACAGGTTATCTTTCTTTCTTCCGAACCTTATCCCTTCAAGGAGAAGCACATCGCGGAATTTACCGAAGTGTGCTCCAGCGCCACTATCCGGATCGTCGATGGCGAGCTGTTCAGCTGGTATGGTAGCCGGCTACGATACTCAGCGGCATATTTCCGAGAACTGCATCAAAATCTCCTGTCATCCTGA
- a CDS encoding 3-phosphoshikimate 1-carboxyvinyltransferase has product MNSTSLTLRWSGKPLNGTAQLPASKSESNRALIIQALAGSGQLDNLSDANDTQLMQRLLADPTAETLDAEDAGTVMRFLTAYLAVTNRQALLTGTPRMKERPIMVLVDALRELGARIEYAEMEGFPPLRLQGWQPEATADNELAELSVRGDISSQYISALLMIGPMLPSGLRVNLVGKVGSRPYIRMTQALMQHFGANFRDLGSVLEVRPAAYQSADYTIESDWSAASYWYAMVALGPVGSEITLPGLRQYSWQGDQAIVGIMEKLGVATEFVADGVRLTQISPAAELTHDFTDCPDLAQTVAVVAAAQGTNLVMTGLESLRIKETDRIAALQTELASFGAFLLEEANEHFRVTSENFHVDGQEVATYHDHRMAMAFAPLALRGPLTIQDPKVVRKSYPQFWSELEKAGFQVNQSNQMN; this is encoded by the coding sequence GTGAATTCGACTTCTCTAACGCTCCGTTGGTCCGGTAAGCCACTCAACGGTACGGCCCAATTGCCCGCTTCTAAAAGCGAAAGCAACCGTGCCCTCATCATTCAAGCCCTAGCTGGCAGCGGCCAACTCGACAACCTATCGGACGCCAACGATACGCAACTCATGCAGCGCCTCTTGGCTGACCCCACGGCCGAAACGCTCGACGCAGAAGATGCCGGTACTGTAATGCGTTTTCTGACGGCCTATCTAGCTGTGACGAACCGCCAGGCGTTGCTAACCGGCACACCACGCATGAAAGAACGCCCCATTATGGTGCTGGTAGATGCCTTGCGTGAGCTAGGGGCCCGAATTGAATATGCCGAAATGGAAGGCTTTCCGCCCTTGCGCCTCCAAGGCTGGCAGCCCGAAGCAACGGCCGACAACGAGCTAGCCGAGCTAAGCGTCCGCGGCGACATTAGCAGTCAATATATATCGGCCCTGCTCATGATCGGGCCCATGTTGCCCAGCGGCCTGCGCGTGAACCTTGTGGGCAAAGTTGGCTCGCGGCCTTACATCCGCATGACGCAGGCGCTGATGCAGCACTTCGGCGCCAATTTTCGCGATTTAGGTAGCGTGTTAGAAGTGCGTCCTGCTGCTTACCAATCAGCCGATTACACGATTGAGTCGGATTGGTCGGCGGCTAGCTACTGGTATGCGATGGTGGCCCTCGGGCCAGTCGGTTCCGAGATTACGCTGCCCGGTCTGCGCCAGTATTCCTGGCAGGGCGACCAGGCTATTGTTGGCATTATGGAAAAGCTAGGTGTGGCTACCGAGTTCGTAGCCGATGGTGTGCGCCTCACGCAAATATCGCCCGCCGCCGAGCTGACCCACGACTTCACCGACTGCCCCGACCTAGCTCAAACCGTGGCCGTAGTTGCTGCTGCGCAAGGAACAAACCTCGTTATGACAGGCCTAGAAAGCCTGCGCATCAAGGAAACCGACCGCATCGCAGCTTTGCAAACCGAGCTAGCTAGCTTCGGCGCTTTCCTGCTCGAAGAAGCCAATGAGCATTTCCGTGTTACAAGCGAGAACTTCCACGTCGACGGCCAAGAAGTAGCTACCTACCACGACCACCGCATGGCCATGGCCTTCGCGCCTCTAGCGCTGCGTGGTCCGTTGACAATTCAAGATCCCAAAGTGGTGCGCAAGTCGTACCCGCAGTTCTGGAGTGAGTTGGAGAAAGCAGGTTTTCAGGTTAATCAATCTAATCAGATGAACTAA